The Erigeron canadensis isolate Cc75 chromosome 4, C_canadensis_v1, whole genome shotgun sequence genome window below encodes:
- the LOC122595663 gene encoding membrane-bound O-acyltransferase gup1 isoform X1: MNSNSWRQRELVFLLFYAVIFYIIVIRCSLQLSGDHYEKLYGLRPGLISTLLNDASDAQWRNFRSNLPILTFVFGLFTLIANLLRACYNLKAEGMSLVWLLISLAYLSYLHGAFIIFILLIASANFFLVKVLGRTKYFPVLLWVFNLSFLLCNRVYEGYSFSIFGDHWAYLDKFRGTFRWHICFNFVVLRMISFGYDCHWSDHNAYVDHEKHIRKCTTCSSGKICYRMLQERSVGIDKFSYALYLCYLLYAPLYIAGPIISFNAFAAQLDTPQKNYTIKQVAWYGVRWVLSLFLMEIMTHFFYYNAFAISGIWKQLSPMEVFIVGYGVLNFMWLKFFLIWRYFRFWALVSGIETPENMPRCVNNCYNLESFWKNWHASFNKWLVRYMYIPLGGSGRKLLNVWVVFTFVAVWHDLEWKLLSWAWLTCIFFIPEMILKSAATSFQVDNVFKAFIFRELSAVAGAITIACLMVANLVGFVIGPSGISWLKSVFLQAEGLPTLLGLLITFYIGTKLMFHVSDSKQRTHQS, translated from the exons ATGAATAGTAACTCATGGAGGCAGAGAGAGCttgtgtttttacttttttacgCGGTTATTTTTTACATTATCGTCATTCGTTGTTCCCTTCAGCTGTCCGGCG ATCATTACGAAAAGCTTTATGGTTTACGGCCTGGATTGATCTCAACTCTGCTTAac GATGCTTCGGATGCACAATGGAGAAATTTCCGCAGCAATTTACCCATTCTTACCTTTGTTTTTGGACTTTTTACTTTGATTGCTAACCTACTGAGGGCATGCTATAATTTGAAGGCAGAGGGAATGTCTCTAGTTTGGCTTTTGATTTCGTTGGCATATTTGTCATATCTACATGGAGCATT TATCATCTTTATCCTCTTAATTGCTTCAGCCAATTTCTTTTTGGTTAAG GTATTAGGCCGAACAAAATACTTCCCAGTTTTACTTTGGGTGTTCAACCTATCTTTTCTTCTATGTAATCGTGTTTATGAGGGATACTCATTCAGCATTTTTGG AGACCATTGGGCTTACTTGGATAAGTTTAGGGGTACCTTCAGATGGCATATCTGCTTTAACTTTG TTGTTTTGCGCATGATAAGTTTTGGGTATGACTGTCATTGGTCAGATcataatgcttatgttgatcaTGAG AAGCACATACGAAAATGCACCACTTGTTCTTCAGGAAAAATATGCTACAGAATGTTACAG GAGAGAAGTGTGGGCATCGACAAGTTCTCATACGCTTTATACCTGTGTTATTTGCTTTACGCACCACTTTATATTGCTGGACCGATTATAAGTTTCAACGCCTTTGCCGCCCAG CTGGATACACCTCAGAAGAATTATACAATTAAACAAGTGGCTTGGTACGGTGTTCGTTGGGTCCTTAGTCTGTTTCTTATGGAAATAATGACACATTTCTTCTATTACAATGCCTTTGCTATTAG TGGAATTTGGAAACAATTGTCACCTATGGAGGTCTTCATTGTCGGATATGGG GTTCTAAACTTCATGTGGCTAAAGTTCTTCCTCATCTGGCGCTACTTCCGTTTTTGGGCACTG GTGAGTGGTATTGAAACCCCAGAGAACATGCCACGCTGTGTAAATAACTGCTATAACCTGGAAAGCTTTTGGAAAAATTGGCATGCTTCCTTTAACAAATGGCTTGTGAG GTACATGTACATACCCCTCGGGGGATCTGGAAGGAAGCTCTTGAATGTATGGGTTGTTTTCACATTTGTTGCCGTATGGCATGATCTCGAATG GAAACTTCTTTCTTGGGCATGGTTGACATGCATATTTTTTATTCCTGAAATGATTTTGAAGTCAGCAGCAACTTCTTTTCAG GTTGATAATGTTTTCAAGGCGTTCATTTTCCGTGAACTTAGTGCAGTTGCTGGTGCCATCACAATCGCTTGTCTAATG GTGGCTAACCTTGTTGGCTTTGTGATTGGACCATCTGGTATAAGTTGGTTAAAATCTGTATTTCTTCAGGCCGAAG GACTACCTACTCTTTTGGGCTTGCTTATAACATTTTATATTGGAACAAAG CTAATGTTCCATGTATCTGATTCCAAGCAAAGGACGCATCAGAGTTAA
- the LOC122595663 gene encoding membrane-bound O-acyltransferase gup1 isoform X2, with product MGLILKQDASDAQWRNFRSNLPILTFVFGLFTLIANLLRACYNLKAEGMSLVWLLISLAYLSYLHGAFIIFILLIASANFFLVKVLGRTKYFPVLLWVFNLSFLLCNRVYEGYSFSIFGDHWAYLDKFRGTFRWHICFNFVVLRMISFGYDCHWSDHNAYVDHEKHIRKCTTCSSGKICYRMLQERSVGIDKFSYALYLCYLLYAPLYIAGPIISFNAFAAQLDTPQKNYTIKQVAWYGVRWVLSLFLMEIMTHFFYYNAFAISGIWKQLSPMEVFIVGYGVLNFMWLKFFLIWRYFRFWALVSGIETPENMPRCVNNCYNLESFWKNWHASFNKWLVRYMYIPLGGSGRKLLNVWVVFTFVAVWHDLEWKLLSWAWLTCIFFIPEMILKSAATSFQVDNVFKAFIFRELSAVAGAITIACLMVANLVGFVIGPSGISWLKSVFLQAEGLPTLLGLLITFYIGTKLMFHVSDSKQRTHQS from the exons ATGGGCTTAATTTTGAAACAG GATGCTTCGGATGCACAATGGAGAAATTTCCGCAGCAATTTACCCATTCTTACCTTTGTTTTTGGACTTTTTACTTTGATTGCTAACCTACTGAGGGCATGCTATAATTTGAAGGCAGAGGGAATGTCTCTAGTTTGGCTTTTGATTTCGTTGGCATATTTGTCATATCTACATGGAGCATT TATCATCTTTATCCTCTTAATTGCTTCAGCCAATTTCTTTTTGGTTAAG GTATTAGGCCGAACAAAATACTTCCCAGTTTTACTTTGGGTGTTCAACCTATCTTTTCTTCTATGTAATCGTGTTTATGAGGGATACTCATTCAGCATTTTTGG AGACCATTGGGCTTACTTGGATAAGTTTAGGGGTACCTTCAGATGGCATATCTGCTTTAACTTTG TTGTTTTGCGCATGATAAGTTTTGGGTATGACTGTCATTGGTCAGATcataatgcttatgttgatcaTGAG AAGCACATACGAAAATGCACCACTTGTTCTTCAGGAAAAATATGCTACAGAATGTTACAG GAGAGAAGTGTGGGCATCGACAAGTTCTCATACGCTTTATACCTGTGTTATTTGCTTTACGCACCACTTTATATTGCTGGACCGATTATAAGTTTCAACGCCTTTGCCGCCCAG CTGGATACACCTCAGAAGAATTATACAATTAAACAAGTGGCTTGGTACGGTGTTCGTTGGGTCCTTAGTCTGTTTCTTATGGAAATAATGACACATTTCTTCTATTACAATGCCTTTGCTATTAG TGGAATTTGGAAACAATTGTCACCTATGGAGGTCTTCATTGTCGGATATGGG GTTCTAAACTTCATGTGGCTAAAGTTCTTCCTCATCTGGCGCTACTTCCGTTTTTGGGCACTG GTGAGTGGTATTGAAACCCCAGAGAACATGCCACGCTGTGTAAATAACTGCTATAACCTGGAAAGCTTTTGGAAAAATTGGCATGCTTCCTTTAACAAATGGCTTGTGAG GTACATGTACATACCCCTCGGGGGATCTGGAAGGAAGCTCTTGAATGTATGGGTTGTTTTCACATTTGTTGCCGTATGGCATGATCTCGAATG GAAACTTCTTTCTTGGGCATGGTTGACATGCATATTTTTTATTCCTGAAATGATTTTGAAGTCAGCAGCAACTTCTTTTCAG GTTGATAATGTTTTCAAGGCGTTCATTTTCCGTGAACTTAGTGCAGTTGCTGGTGCCATCACAATCGCTTGTCTAATG GTGGCTAACCTTGTTGGCTTTGTGATTGGACCATCTGGTATAAGTTGGTTAAAATCTGTATTTCTTCAGGCCGAAG GACTACCTACTCTTTTGGGCTTGCTTATAACATTTTATATTGGAACAAAG CTAATGTTCCATGTATCTGATTCCAAGCAAAGGACGCATCAGAGTTAA
- the LOC122596709 gene encoding FACT complex subunit SSRP1-like: MVFLISLNSFFKNVCKIARINNEDVRIRGEQPVVTYKSTQTLPLCGSFTLELYLSFLRIYCSVGIFKIQYSKIARVFVLLKSKIHTFVVITFHPFTKNGKTVQSHIVIKFYSGDIVKSTLVMNRDLYATKYKDKLELGYKFLGIH; the protein is encoded by the exons ATGGTTTTTCTAATcag CCTGaacagtttttttaaaaatgtttgtaagATAGCACGAATAAATAATGAAGATGTCCGAATCAGAGGTGAGCAACCTGTTGTCACTTATAAGAGCACTCAAACACTACCTTTATG TGGCAGTTTTACTCTTGAACTCTATCTTTCATTTTTGCGGATTTATTGCTCGGTTGGTATTTTCAAAATCCAATACAGCAAGATAGCCCGtgtttttgttttacttaaG TCCAAGATTCATACCTTTGTTGTTATTACCTTTCATCCTTTTACCAAAAATGGGAAAACCGTGCAGTCACATATTGTGATAAAG TTTTATTCTGGTGATATAGTGAAAAGTACATTGGTGATGAATCGGGACTTGTATGCTACCAAATACAAAGACAAGTTAGAACTGGGATATAAG TTTCTGGGTATCCATTGA